From Cydia fagiglandana chromosome 6, ilCydFagi1.1, whole genome shotgun sequence, the proteins below share one genomic window:
- the LOC134665170 gene encoding dnaJ homolog subfamily B member 6 isoform X1: protein MVDYYRVLGVTKVATDTEIKKAYRKLALKWHPDKNPDNADEANRKFKEISEAYEVLSDENKRKLYDARGSSHHSHRYTSKNGVNGHRHYSFKGFFGDTPFHRFFERKRRVYDQYGKEGLNNSRGRRSAADDDYDFGYSSFPFTFRDPEDVFREFFGGSPFGDLFAEINGHGHRHGRRGHGHGGHVHGGQHASTSLTSSLFSPFGFGLGLDDLFARASNGNSFTSFSTFNSSLAGQGGGNMRSTTTTTRVVNGKKITTKKVTENGRETVMSYENGILKSKTVNGVPQSLTYS from the exons ATGGTGGACTACTACAGGGTTTTGGGCGTTACTAAGGTTGCCACAGACACTGAAATAAAGAAAGC GTACAGGAAACTAGCCTTAAAATGGCATCCCGACAAAAACCCAGACAATGCAGACGAGGCAAATCgaaaattcaaagagatttCCGAGGCCTATGAAGTTTTATCAGATG AAAACAAGCGGAAATTGTATGACGCCCGCGGATCCAGTCACCACAGTCACAGATATACGAGCAAGAACGGAGTCAATGGCCATCGGCACTATAGCTTCAAAGGGTTTTTCGGAGATACGCCTTTTCATCGATTCTTTG AAAGGAAGAGGCGAGTGTATGACCAGTACGGCAAAGAGGGCTTGAACAACTCCCGCGGGCGGCGCTCGGCCGCGGACGACGACTACGACTTCGGCTATTCGTCCTTCCCGTTCACATTCCGAGACCCCGAGGATGTCTTCAGAGAGTTCTTTGGTGGTTCCCCGTTCGGCGACCTGTTTGCTG AAATAAACGGTCACGGGCACCGGCACGGTCGTCGCGGGCACGGGCACGGCGGGCACGTGCACGGCGGGCAGCACGCGAGCACGTCGCTGACGTCGTCGCTGTTCAGCCCGTTCGGGTTCGGGCTGGGGCTGGACGACCTGTTCGCGCGCGCCTCCAACGGCAACTCGTTCACCTCCTTCTCCACCTTCAACAGCTCGCTGGCGGGCCAGGGCGGCGGCAACATGCGCagcaccaccaccaccacgagGGTCGTTAATGGCAAGAAGATTACTACTAAAAA GGTAACTGAGAACGGTCGGGAGACGGTGATGTCCTACGAAAACGGGATTTTGAAATCAAAGACTGTCAATGGTGTACCTCAATCTCTAACCTACAGTTAA
- the LOC134665170 gene encoding dnaJ homolog subfamily B member 6 isoform X2 — protein sequence MVDYYRVLGVTKVATDTEIKKAYRKLALKWHPDKNPDNADEANRKFKEISEAYEVLSDERKRRVYDQYGKEGLNNSRGRRSAADDDYDFGYSSFPFTFRDPEDVFREFFGGSPFGDLFAEINGHGHRHGRRGHGHGGHVHGGQHASTSLTSSLFSPFGFGLGLDDLFARASNGNSFTSFSTFNSSLAGQGGGNMRSTTTTTRVVNGKKITTKKVTENGRETVMSYENGILKSKTVNGVPQSLTYS from the exons ATGGTGGACTACTACAGGGTTTTGGGCGTTACTAAGGTTGCCACAGACACTGAAATAAAGAAAGC GTACAGGAAACTAGCCTTAAAATGGCATCCCGACAAAAACCCAGACAATGCAGACGAGGCAAATCgaaaattcaaagagatttCCGAGGCCTATGAAGTTTTATCAGATG AAAGGAAGAGGCGAGTGTATGACCAGTACGGCAAAGAGGGCTTGAACAACTCCCGCGGGCGGCGCTCGGCCGCGGACGACGACTACGACTTCGGCTATTCGTCCTTCCCGTTCACATTCCGAGACCCCGAGGATGTCTTCAGAGAGTTCTTTGGTGGTTCCCCGTTCGGCGACCTGTTTGCTG AAATAAACGGTCACGGGCACCGGCACGGTCGTCGCGGGCACGGGCACGGCGGGCACGTGCACGGCGGGCAGCACGCGAGCACGTCGCTGACGTCGTCGCTGTTCAGCCCGTTCGGGTTCGGGCTGGGGCTGGACGACCTGTTCGCGCGCGCCTCCAACGGCAACTCGTTCACCTCCTTCTCCACCTTCAACAGCTCGCTGGCGGGCCAGGGCGGCGGCAACATGCGCagcaccaccaccaccacgagGGTCGTTAATGGCAAGAAGATTACTACTAAAAA GGTAACTGAGAACGGTCGGGAGACGGTGATGTCCTACGAAAACGGGATTTTGAAATCAAAGACTGTCAATGGTGTACCTCAATCTCTAACCTACAGTTAA